From Chaetodon trifascialis isolate fChaTrf1 chromosome 1, fChaTrf1.hap1, whole genome shotgun sequence, one genomic window encodes:
- the irx5a gene encoding Iroquois homeobox protein 5a isoform X2, translated as MAYPQGYLYQPSASLALYSCPAYSTSVISGPRTEELGRSSSGSAFAPYAGSTAFTSASPGYNSHLPYSADAAAAATFTSYVSSPYDHTTGMAGSLGYHPYAAPLGTYPYGDPAYRKNATRDATATLKAWLNEHRKNPYPTKGEKIMLAIITKMTLTQVSTWFANARRRLKKENKMTWTPRNRSEDEEEDENIDLEKNDDDEPNKPTDKGDSTDTEADHKLLNPGDIGCDRFKEENPGKDTDPLLSDSELKDQEERTTELLPDSAKPTTSSPSAVPRGNQSIAQQDKPSDLSLAPGTVTSNVTSVIHSPPSAPKPKLWSLAEIATSSDRCKGSGEAPQACPGLGQSAVMGTSASPSRSSPQCPLPNSTVLSRPLYYTSPFYPGYTNYGGSFGHLHSNHGSVTTGSTAHFNGLNQTVLNRAEALVRESQKVRGQTQVDLCKDSPYELKKGMSNI; from the exons ATGGCGTATCCTCAGGGCTACTTGTACCAGCCCTCCGCTTCTCTAGCCCTGTATTCGTGCCCTGCGTACAGCACCAGCGTCATATCGGGACCCAGAACCGAGGAACTTGGGAGATCCTCTTCGGGATCTGCTTTTGCGCCCTATGCCGGATCTACTGCGTTCACCAGCGCCTCGCCAGGCTACAACTCCCACTTACCGTACAGTGCAGACGCGGCGGCAGCTGCCACATTCACCTCGTACGTG AGTTCTCCCTATGACCACACTACGGGTATGGCCGGCTCACTCGGATACCACCCTTACGCAGCACCCTTGGGCACCTACCCTTATGGTGACCCAGCGTACCGTAAAAACGCAACCCGGGACGCCACCGCCACCCTGAAGGCCTGGCTCAATGAGCACCGTAAAAATCCCTACCCCACCAAGGGAGAGAAGATCATGCTGGCCATCATCACCAAAATGACCCTCACCCAGGTGTCCACCTGGTTCGCCAACGCCAGGAGGAGGCTAAAGAAGGAGAACAAGATGACCTGGACCCCCAGGAACCGGagcgaggacgaggaggaggacgagaatATTGATTTGGAGAAAAACGACGACGACGAGCCAAACAAGCCCACAGACAAGGGAGActccacagacacagaagcag ATCATAAACTGCTGAACCCGGGGGACATAGGCTGTGACAGATTTAAAGAGGAGAACCCAGGCAAAGACACGGATCCCCTTCTCAGCGACTCGGAGTTAAAAGACCAGGAGGAGCGGACTACAGAGTTGCTGCCGGATTCCGCGAAACCCACCACTTCGTCTCCCTCGGCGGTGCCCCGAGGGAACCAGAGCATTGCGCAACAAGACAAGCCGTCAGATTTGAGCCTTGCACCGGGTACGGTGACCAGCAACGTGACCTCTGTTATCCACTCGCCCCCTTCAGCCCCTAAACCCAAACTCTGGTCCCTTGCGGAGATCGCCACGTCGTCAGACAGGTGTAAGGGCAGCGGCGAGGCGCCACAGGCTTGTCCCGGTTTGGGTCAGAGCGCAGTGATGGGCACCAGCGCGTCTCCATCACGGTCCTCCCCTCAGTGCCCGCTCCCCAACAGCACGGTCCTATCCAGGCCTCTGTACTACACCTCCCCTTTCTACCCCGGCTACACGAACTATGGTGGCAGTTTTGGACATCTTCACAGTAACCACGGCTCGGTAACCACGGGCTCCACGGCACATTTCAATGGATTAAACCAGACTGTGTTAAATAGAGCAGAGGCTTTGGTCAGGGAGAGCCAGAAAGTCAGAGGCCAAACGCAGGTAGATCTTTGTAAAGACTCCCCTTATGAACTAAAGAAAGGTATGTCAAACATTTAA
- the irx5a gene encoding Iroquois homeobox protein 5a isoform X1, with amino-acid sequence MAYPQGYLYQPSASLALYSCPAYSTSVISGPRTEELGRSSSGSAFAPYAGSTAFTSASPGYNSHLPYSADAAAAATFTSYVVSKLKSSPYDHTTGMAGSLGYHPYAAPLGTYPYGDPAYRKNATRDATATLKAWLNEHRKNPYPTKGEKIMLAIITKMTLTQVSTWFANARRRLKKENKMTWTPRNRSEDEEEDENIDLEKNDDDEPNKPTDKGDSTDTEADHKLLNPGDIGCDRFKEENPGKDTDPLLSDSELKDQEERTTELLPDSAKPTTSSPSAVPRGNQSIAQQDKPSDLSLAPGTVTSNVTSVIHSPPSAPKPKLWSLAEIATSSDRCKGSGEAPQACPGLGQSAVMGTSASPSRSSPQCPLPNSTVLSRPLYYTSPFYPGYTNYGGSFGHLHSNHGSVTTGSTAHFNGLNQTVLNRAEALVRESQKVRGQTQVDLCKDSPYELKKGMSNI; translated from the exons ATGGCGTATCCTCAGGGCTACTTGTACCAGCCCTCCGCTTCTCTAGCCCTGTATTCGTGCCCTGCGTACAGCACCAGCGTCATATCGGGACCCAGAACCGAGGAACTTGGGAGATCCTCTTCGGGATCTGCTTTTGCGCCCTATGCCGGATCTACTGCGTTCACCAGCGCCTCGCCAGGCTACAACTCCCACTTACCGTACAGTGCAGACGCGGCGGCAGCTGCCACATTCACCTCGTACGTGGTGAGTAAACTAAAG AGTTCTCCCTATGACCACACTACGGGTATGGCCGGCTCACTCGGATACCACCCTTACGCAGCACCCTTGGGCACCTACCCTTATGGTGACCCAGCGTACCGTAAAAACGCAACCCGGGACGCCACCGCCACCCTGAAGGCCTGGCTCAATGAGCACCGTAAAAATCCCTACCCCACCAAGGGAGAGAAGATCATGCTGGCCATCATCACCAAAATGACCCTCACCCAGGTGTCCACCTGGTTCGCCAACGCCAGGAGGAGGCTAAAGAAGGAGAACAAGATGACCTGGACCCCCAGGAACCGGagcgaggacgaggaggaggacgagaatATTGATTTGGAGAAAAACGACGACGACGAGCCAAACAAGCCCACAGACAAGGGAGActccacagacacagaagcag ATCATAAACTGCTGAACCCGGGGGACATAGGCTGTGACAGATTTAAAGAGGAGAACCCAGGCAAAGACACGGATCCCCTTCTCAGCGACTCGGAGTTAAAAGACCAGGAGGAGCGGACTACAGAGTTGCTGCCGGATTCCGCGAAACCCACCACTTCGTCTCCCTCGGCGGTGCCCCGAGGGAACCAGAGCATTGCGCAACAAGACAAGCCGTCAGATTTGAGCCTTGCACCGGGTACGGTGACCAGCAACGTGACCTCTGTTATCCACTCGCCCCCTTCAGCCCCTAAACCCAAACTCTGGTCCCTTGCGGAGATCGCCACGTCGTCAGACAGGTGTAAGGGCAGCGGCGAGGCGCCACAGGCTTGTCCCGGTTTGGGTCAGAGCGCAGTGATGGGCACCAGCGCGTCTCCATCACGGTCCTCCCCTCAGTGCCCGCTCCCCAACAGCACGGTCCTATCCAGGCCTCTGTACTACACCTCCCCTTTCTACCCCGGCTACACGAACTATGGTGGCAGTTTTGGACATCTTCACAGTAACCACGGCTCGGTAACCACGGGCTCCACGGCACATTTCAATGGATTAAACCAGACTGTGTTAAATAGAGCAGAGGCTTTGGTCAGGGAGAGCCAGAAAGTCAGAGGCCAAACGCAGGTAGATCTTTGTAAAGACTCCCCTTATGAACTAAAGAAAGGTATGTCAAACATTTAA